CGGGTTCAGGCTTCGGCTTCCACCGGCCCTGTCAGCGCCAAAGCCTCATATCTGGAAGGCAAGTGGCGGGCGGTGCCTGCACTCCACCACCCGCGCCCAGTAAGCCGAATCAGGGCTGAGCCGCCGTCTCCCCAGCAGGCGCCGTCGCGGGCGCCTCGGTCCGGGGCTCCACGCGCTCCACCTTGCCCACCTGGTCCAAATCCTCCCGGTTGCTCAAGGAGAAGCGCACCAGCGCGCGGAGGATGCGATTGCGCTTCACGTTGCCAATCACCTCGCGCAAATCCTCGTACACCGTCGGGTCGCTGATGAGCCCGCCCACCGTGCCGTCGCCCTTCGCCACCGTGGACGTAATCTGCTTCAGGTCCGCCGCCGCGCTGCCCAGGTCCGCGAACATGCCGCTCGCGTCGCCGTACACCAACTGGTGCACCGCCCCGTTGGGGCTCTTCTTCGCGTCCTCGATGAGCCCCGCGAGCTGCCCGGCCGCCGAGCCCAGCTCGGTCAGCGCCTTCGCGCCATCCTGGCCGTAGACGAGCGCATGCGCGGTGCCATCCCCCGTGCGCACCTCGCGCAGAATCCCTTCCAGCTCACCCACCGCGCCATCCACCCGCGCCGCGGCCTGAGAGGCGTTCGCCAACAAGCCCCGCACCTCGCGCCCGGCCTGCTTGTCGTAGATGAGCGCGTGCAGCACGCCCTCGCCCTTCGCCACCTCTTCCAGGAGCGCCCGCAGCGCCGACACACCGCGCGTCACGTCTTCGGCCAGCTCCGGGTTGGCGTAGGTCTCCACCGCGGCCCGCAGCGACTTGCTGATGGCCACCGAGTTCTCCATCACCTGCGAGGCGCCATTGAGCAGCGCCGACAAATCCCCGCTCGTGGACGACTTGAGCACCCCGCCCGGCTCCACCAGCGGCGACGTGGGATTGCCCAGGGAGATGTCCACCGCCTTGTCGCCCAGCACGCCCATGCTGGACAACTGCGCCACCGAGTCCTGCCGCACGCGGTCCGTGTAGCGCGAGGCCACCTGGAACTGGACCTCCAGCCGAGGGTCCTTCGGGTCGGGTGAGAAGACAATGCCCGTCACCCGGCCCACATTGAGTCCGCCGAGCCAGACGGGAGATTCGTCACTCAGGCCCTGCACGTTGGCGAAGTAGGCGCGGTACGTCGTCTTGCTTTCGAACAGCCGCGACTGCTGGCCAATGACCATCACCACCACGCTGGCCACGGCCAGCCCGATGGCGACGAAGAGCCCCGCGCGAAACGCCAGACGGCGCTCGGTTCCAGCGGGAGAGAACAAGCTCATGGCGTCCCTCCGGGATACAGCTCCACGCGGCGCGCGTCGAGGAAGGCCCGCACCTCCGGGACGGTGGAGTGGAGCATCTCCTGCGGATTGCCCACCTGCACGATTCTCCGATTGGCCAACATCGCGATGCGGTCTCCCACGGTG
This genomic window from Myxococcus hansupus contains:
- a CDS encoding MlaD family protein; this encodes MSLFSPAGTERRLAFRAGLFVAIGLAVASVVVMVIGQQSRLFESKTTYRAYFANVQGLSDESPVWLGGLNVGRVTGIVFSPDPKDPRLEVQFQVASRYTDRVRQDSVAQLSSMGVLGDKAVDISLGNPTSPLVEPGGVLKSSTSGDLSALLNGASQVMENSVAISKSLRAAVETYANPELAEDVTRGVSALRALLEEVAKGEGVLHALIYDKQAGREVRGLLANASQAAARVDGAVGELEGILREVRTGDGTAHALVYGQDGAKALTELGSAAGQLAGLIEDAKKSPNGAVHQLVYGDASGMFADLGSAAADLKQITSTVAKGDGTVGGLISDPTVYEDLREVIGNVKRNRILRALVRFSLSNREDLDQVGKVERVEPRTEAPATAPAGETAAQP